One window from the genome of Salvia splendens isolate huo1 chromosome 9, SspV2, whole genome shotgun sequence encodes:
- the LOC121746922 gene encoding 1-acyl-sn-glycerol-3-phosphate acyltransferase BAT2, chloroplastic-like yields the protein MELSIDFSRSSFHFSYSHNHPCKKGRSFLSGACSGVLASPHGFQFGYVALKWKTQRYSDTYGHPHKTICVLREGHYPSQSSFNHDEELHRTYNGWGSCRRRKVLRDLVVRSELADTGTAGVSYPSSDIWFNSKFRGICFYIVTSIAAITLFVPMVLQHPLVLMFDRYRRKAQYRIAKAWAFLTVAPFFKIEYEGLENLPQTDTPAMYVSNHQSFLDIHTLLTLGISFKFISKTSIFLYPIIGWAMFLMGVIPLKRTDSRSQLECLKQCMSLIKKGASVFFFPEGTRSRDGKLGTFKKGAFTIAAKTGVPVVPITLIGTGKIMPPGMEQEVNPGLVKVIIHPYIVGNNPDELCKEARNIIAQELIRQG from the exons ATGGAATTATCGATAGATTTTAGCCGCTCGagttttcatttttcttattcaCATAATCACCCGT GTAAGAAGGGTCGATCGTTTCTCTCTGGGGCTTGCAGTGGAGTG TTGGCTTCTCCTCATGGATTCCAGTTTGGCTATGTTGCTCTTAAATGGAAAACTCAAAGATATTCGGACACAT ATGGCCATCCACACAAAACAATATGTGTTTTGAGGGAAGGCCATTATCCTTCCCAGAGCTCTTTCAACCATGATGAGGAGCTGCACAGAACATATAATGGTTGGGGAAGTTGTAGAAGGAGAAAAGTTTTAAGAGACTTAGTTGTTAGGTCTGAACTTGCAGATACCGGAACTGCTGGAGTCTCATATCCATCATCAG ATATTTGGTTCAATTCGAAGTTTAGAGGAATTTGCTTCTATATCGTAACATCTATTGCTGCCATCACTTTATTCGTTCCAATGGTTCTGCAGCATCCACTTGTGCTCATGTTTGATCGATATCGTAGAAAAGCCCAGTATCGTATCGCTAAAGCCTGGGCCTTTTTGACGGTTGCTCCTTTCTTCAAGATCGAGTACGAGGGATTGGAAAATCTCCCTCAAACTGATACCCCCGCCATGTATGTGTCCAACCACCAAAGCTTTTTAGATATACATACCCTTCTGACCCTTGGGATAAGCTTTAAATTCATTAGCAAGACATCAATTTTTCTTTATCCAATTATTGGATGGGCCATGTTTCTGATGGGTGTCATTCCTTTAAAGCGCACAGACAGCAGAAGCCAATTG GAATGCCTCAAGCAGTGCATGTCCCTGATCAAGAAGGGTGCATCAGTCTTTTTCTTTCCGGAGGGCACTCGGAGTAGAGATGGAAAGTTGGGTACTTTTAAG AAAGGAGCATTTACAATTGCTGCGAAGACTGGGGTACCTGTTGTTCCCATTACTCTGATTGGGACAGGCAAAATCATGCCTCCTGGAATGGAACAAGAAGTGAATCCAGGATTGGTGAAAGTAATCATTCATCCATACATAGTAGGAAATAATCCAGATGAACTCTGCAAGGAGGCTAGAAATATTATTGCTCAGGAACTTATTCGTCAAGGCTAG